In Acidobacteriota bacterium, a single genomic region encodes these proteins:
- a CDS encoding DUF4136 domain-containing protein: protein MNRKTRRVAVYVWCVALAAGVAWAKVRSDWDPKAEFSSYSTYAWMERDHSIESLLPEHLKIRLRRVTEDVLAEKGLEPAPAPPQTDLLLTYYFSATDELQINHIPWGTVSPWGYGYWGGFNYGYTEVRSYKEGTLVLDIVDARTHQLVWTGVVEREITNVNPPGKRIQKTVRKLLKSFPPE from the coding sequence GTGAATCGCAAAACTCGTCGTGTTGCCGTCTATGTATGGTGCGTTGCGCTTGCTGCTGGCGTAGCGTGGGCCAAGGTGCGGTCCGATTGGGATCCGAAGGCGGAATTCTCGAGCTACTCGACATATGCGTGGATGGAACGCGATCATTCGATCGAATCCCTTCTGCCGGAACATCTCAAAATCAGACTGCGGAGGGTGACCGAGGATGTTCTGGCTGAGAAGGGCCTCGAGCCGGCGCCCGCCCCGCCGCAGACAGATCTGCTGCTGACCTATTATTTCAGTGCGACCGACGAGCTTCAGATCAACCACATCCCGTGGGGCACCGTCTCCCCGTGGGGATATGGCTACTGGGGTGGATTCAATTACGGCTACACCGAGGTCCGTTCCTACAAAGAGGGCACGCTGGTGCTCGACATCGTCGATGCACGCACCCACCAGTTGGTGTGGACCGGTGTCGTCGAACGGGAAATCACTAACGTGAATCCTCCAGGGAAGAGGATTCAAAAAACGGTCAGGAAGCTGCTCAAGAGTTTTCCGCCCGAGTAA